The Flavobacterium marginilacus genome window below encodes:
- a CDS encoding putative transporter has product MFEWFNVLFTPTDTPEMTQSLIVLFMAISIGFFAGKIKIGKVSLGVSAVMFVGLFLGHLGFSMEPELIQFVREFGLILFVYGIGIQVGPTFFSSFKKEGLIFNALGVGTVFLGGIITWLLYLAANVKIENAVGLMSGSVTNTPGLGAAKSTLIEIQKQLNLPADHFSDPAIAYAITYPIGVFGIILIIILAKNFLKIDLSNEVVLLNKKNKDSENKIVRQKCRVTQPEVIGKTIRQVFREFALDGVIISRQKQSGTKVVFSPSLDSVLKEKDVLMVVAKQKNINKFIDIVGKVSTDLFIESENDVTAKVLSVTKKTATHKTLAQLDLYNQFGLKVTRVVRSGLEILAQPTLELFYGDTLLIVGNKEAIEEAEKIIGNSKKILLEPDFLSLFGGLIFGVVIGSIPIMIPSLPVPLKLGLAAGPLLAALFISRYGGVGVIHSYINNGAIHFMKDFGICMFFAAVGIKAGHGFYDNFVSNDGWMWIYYGCYITFIPLTVLVLVSRFVFKLNFYQMVGIMSGSYTDPAALAFSTKYLDSDIPNQSYATVYPLVTISRILVAQLLILLLAS; this is encoded by the coding sequence ATGTTTGAATGGTTTAACGTTTTGTTTACTCCGACAGATACGCCGGAAATGACACAGTCATTAATAGTATTGTTTATGGCTATAAGTATTGGTTTTTTTGCTGGTAAAATAAAAATTGGCAAAGTTTCGCTGGGAGTTTCCGCTGTAATGTTTGTGGGACTGTTTTTGGGACATTTGGGATTTAGCATGGAACCAGAATTGATACAGTTTGTGAGAGAATTTGGTTTAATTCTGTTTGTCTATGGCATCGGAATTCAGGTTGGCCCTACATTCTTTTCTTCTTTCAAAAAAGAAGGTTTAATTTTCAATGCATTGGGAGTCGGAACCGTATTTTTAGGAGGAATTATTACTTGGCTGCTATATTTGGCTGCTAATGTAAAAATTGAAAATGCTGTTGGTTTAATGTCCGGTTCAGTGACAAATACTCCAGGGCTTGGTGCTGCAAAGTCAACTCTTATTGAAATCCAAAAACAATTGAATCTTCCTGCGGATCATTTTTCAGATCCAGCTATTGCTTATGCTATTACATATCCCATAGGTGTTTTTGGAATAATTCTGATTATAATTTTGGCCAAAAACTTCTTGAAAATTGATTTGTCAAATGAAGTTGTGCTTCTAAACAAAAAGAATAAAGATTCAGAAAATAAAATTGTGCGCCAAAAATGCAGAGTTACTCAGCCCGAAGTGATAGGAAAAACTATCCGTCAGGTATTCAGAGAGTTTGCTCTTGACGGTGTTATTATTTCCAGACAAAAGCAAAGCGGTACAAAAGTGGTGTTTTCGCCGTCATTGGATTCGGTTCTAAAAGAAAAAGACGTTCTAATGGTGGTTGCCAAACAAAAAAACATAAATAAGTTTATTGATATTGTTGGAAAAGTATCGACGGATTTATTTATTGAATCTGAAAATGATGTTACAGCCAAAGTTCTAAGTGTTACTAAAAAAACTGCCACACATAAAACACTGGCGCAATTGGATTTATACAATCAGTTTGGATTAAAAGTTACCCGTGTAGTCCGTTCGGGTCTGGAAATTCTGGCACAGCCCACATTAGAGCTTTTTTATGGTGATACTTTATTGATTGTTGGAAATAAAGAAGCTATTGAAGAAGCTGAAAAAATCATTGGAAACTCAAAAAAAATACTTTTAGAACCTGATTTTCTTTCTCTTTTCGGCGGTTTGATTTTTGGGGTTGTTATTGGTTCAATTCCAATAATGATTCCGTCATTACCGGTTCCGCTGAAATTAGGATTGGCTGCGGGACCGCTTCTGGCGGCTTTGTTTATCAGCAGATATGGCGGTGTTGGAGTAATTCATTCGTACATTAATAATGGAGCCATTCATTTTATGAAGGATTTCGGAATATGTATGTTCTTTGCTGCAGTTGGTATTAAAGCTGGACACGGTTTCTATGATAATTTTGTTTCAAATGACGGCTGGATGTGGATTTACTATGGATGCTATATTACGTTTATACCTTTGACTGTCTTGGTTTTAGTCAGCCGATTCGTATTTAAGCTTAATTTTTATCAAATGGTTGGTATTATGAGCGGTTCTTATACAGATCCTGCCGCATTGGCTTTTAGTACCAAATATTTAGATTCGGATATTCCTAATCAATCATATGCAACAGTGTATCCTTTAGTAACCATCAGCCGAATTCTAGTTGCACAGCTGCTGATATTGCTATTAGCAAGCTGA
- the pckA gene encoding phosphoenolpyruvate carboxykinase (ATP), which yields MKNIKIIQELHNLGITGYHEVVYNPSYEELYQAEISHKRKGYEKGALTDTGAVAVKTGVFTGRSPKDRYIVKDAVSKDTIYWDDKVNFPTTQSVYDDLKGLVLKQLSTSPKLYVVDAFCGTNADTRLKVRFVMEVAWQAHFVTNMFIRPSNYELENFGKPDFIVMNGSKTVNPNWREQGLNSENFVVFNLTERIQLIGGTWYGGEMKKGMFAMMNYYLPLKGMASMHCSANVGEKGDVAVFFGLSGTGKTTLSADPKRYLIGDDEHGWDNNGVFNYEGGCYAKVIDLSEENEPDIWRAIKRDALLENVIVDEYGEIDYYDHSITENSRVSYPIYHINKIVLPSKAGHAKKIIYLSADAFGVLPPVSILDDDQAQYHFLCGYTSKLAGTERGITTPEPSFSPAFGEAFLTLHPTMYSKTLIGKMREHGAKAYLVNTGWNGTGKRISLKNTRAIIDAIINSEIDTAETATVPFLNLTIPTALTNVSEGILDPRDTYRDVEEWETKAKDLSARYIKNFEQYTDTEEGKRLVAAGPSLEPVLS from the coding sequence ATGAAGAACATTAAAATCATTCAGGAATTACATAACTTGGGAATTACAGGCTACCATGAAGTAGTATACAATCCATCTTATGAAGAATTATATCAGGCAGAAATTTCACACAAAAGAAAAGGATATGAAAAAGGAGCATTAACAGATACAGGTGCAGTTGCAGTAAAAACAGGTGTTTTTACAGGCCGTTCACCAAAAGACAGATATATCGTTAAAGATGCCGTTTCAAAAGACACTATCTACTGGGATGATAAAGTGAATTTCCCTACAACACAATCAGTTTATGATGATTTGAAAGGATTAGTATTGAAACAGCTTTCTACTTCTCCAAAATTATATGTAGTAGATGCTTTCTGCGGAACAAATGCAGACACAAGACTTAAAGTCCGTTTCGTAATGGAAGTTGCCTGGCAAGCTCACTTTGTTACTAATATGTTTATCAGACCTTCAAATTATGAATTGGAAAACTTTGGAAAACCTGATTTCATTGTAATGAACGGTTCAAAAACAGTGAATCCAAACTGGAGAGAACAAGGATTGAACTCAGAAAACTTCGTAGTATTCAATCTTACTGAAAGAATTCAGCTTATTGGAGGTACTTGGTATGGAGGCGAAATGAAAAAAGGAATGTTCGCGATGATGAACTACTACTTGCCTTTGAAAGGAATGGCTTCAATGCACTGTTCTGCTAACGTAGGCGAAAAAGGAGATGTTGCTGTATTCTTCGGACTTTCAGGAACAGGAAAAACAACACTTTCTGCAGATCCAAAAAGATACTTAATTGGTGATGACGAACACGGATGGGATAACAACGGAGTATTTAACTATGAAGGAGGCTGTTATGCTAAAGTAATTGATTTATCAGAAGAAAATGAACCAGATATTTGGAGAGCTATTAAAAGAGATGCATTATTAGAAAATGTTATCGTCGATGAGTATGGAGAAATTGATTATTATGACCATTCAATCACCGAAAACTCAAGAGTATCTTACCCAATTTATCATATTAATAAAATTGTATTACCGTCAAAAGCTGGACACGCTAAGAAAATCATCTATCTTTCTGCTGATGCATTTGGAGTACTGCCTCCAGTATCTATACTTGATGATGATCAGGCACAATACCACTTTTTATGCGGATATACATCCAAATTAGCAGGAACTGAAAGAGGAATTACTACTCCAGAGCCATCTTTCTCTCCAGCATTTGGTGAAGCTTTCTTAACATTACACCCAACAATGTATTCTAAAACATTAATTGGAAAAATGAGAGAGCACGGAGCAAAAGCATATTTAGTTAATACAGGTTGGAATGGAACAGGGAAAAGAATTTCTCTTAAAAACACAAGAGCAATTATTGATGCAATTATTAACAGTGAGATCGATACCGCAGAAACAGCCACTGTTCCATTTTTAAACCTAACAATTCCAACAGCATTAACAAATGTAAGCGAAGGAATTTTAGACCCAAGAGACACTTACAGAGATGTTGAGGAATGGGAAACTAAAGCAAAAGACTTATCTGCACGTTATATCAAAAATTTTGAGCAGTACACTGATACCGAAGAAGGAAAACGCTTAGTCGCAGCCGGACCTTCTTTGGAACCAGTATTAAGCTAA